In Gimesia benthica, a single window of DNA contains:
- a CDS encoding rhodanese-like domain-containing protein has protein sequence MQTISTEELRGKMQRNEKGILVNTLSQDDFQKAHIPNSMNIPQQQDDFVSQVEQAAGSKEQTVIVYCASEDCGSSEQAAQKLEEAGFSYVYDYEGGSKSWSEAGEKLVAGA, from the coding sequence ATGCAAACGATCTCGACCGAAGAACTCCGCGGCAAAATGCAGCGTAATGAAAAAGGTATTCTGGTCAACACCCTGTCACAGGATGACTTCCAGAAGGCACATATCCCGAATTCCATGAACATCCCTCAACAGCAGGACGATTTCGTCTCGCAGGTGGAACAGGCGGCTGGCAGTAAAGAACAGACCGTTATCGTTTATTGTGCGAGCGAGGATTGCGGTTCCTCCGAGCAGGCTGCACAAAAGCTGGAAGAGGCAGGCTTCTCCTATGTCTATGACTACGAAGGGGGATCGAAGTCATGGAGCGAAGCCGGAGAAAAGCTCGTTGCAGGAGCGTAA
- a CDS encoding sodium:calcium antiporter, giving the protein MSLIELQTNPLVLNVVLFSLAAGGVWLCGSRLSYYVDLIAERTGIGKAFAGALLLGGATSLPELGTTLSASVSGAAEMAGNNLLGGVVMQIAVLAVLDAIFLRNKPLTLFSPKATLLVQGVFLILMLSFSIITLVTGELLVVWGVGLWPVLLFLAYLFCLGVFHRYEGEPRWEPAGEFKQPIESPRDVKNAHPEYRDLSTRQLVIRFVLAAAGVLVSGFVVARTGEVLADQSGLGQSLIGATLVALATSLPELSTTWTAVRFGAYSMAVANILGTNLLEVALFLPADLAYREGAIIDSLDPSASFLAALGIICTGLYLWGILERRDKTILGMGYDSAMILLVYFSGMGLYYYVL; this is encoded by the coding sequence ATGTCATTAATCGAGTTGCAGACAAATCCGCTGGTTTTGAATGTGGTCCTGTTCAGTCTCGCAGCCGGGGGAGTCTGGTTATGTGGTTCCAGGCTGAGTTATTACGTTGATCTGATCGCAGAACGCACGGGGATTGGAAAAGCGTTCGCCGGGGCGTTGCTGCTGGGAGGTGCGACCAGCCTGCCTGAACTGGGGACTACACTCAGTGCCTCTGTCTCGGGGGCTGCGGAGATGGCGGGGAACAATCTGCTGGGCGGGGTGGTGATGCAGATCGCAGTGCTGGCCGTACTGGATGCGATTTTCCTGCGGAACAAACCGCTGACCCTGTTCTCTCCTAAAGCAACGCTCCTGGTGCAGGGGGTGTTTTTGATCCTGATGTTGAGCTTCAGTATCATTACGTTGGTGACCGGCGAACTGCTAGTGGTCTGGGGAGTGGGGCTCTGGCCCGTGCTGCTATTCCTGGCCTATCTGTTTTGCCTGGGAGTATTTCATCGCTATGAAGGGGAACCGCGGTGGGAACCAGCGGGAGAATTCAAGCAGCCGATTGAATCGCCTCGTGATGTAAAAAATGCGCATCCCGAATATCGAGATCTGAGTACCCGGCAGCTGGTGATACGCTTTGTTCTGGCTGCGGCTGGTGTGCTGGTGAGCGGCTTTGTCGTGGCGCGGACGGGAGAAGTGCTGGCGGATCAAAGTGGTCTTGGCCAGAGCCTGATCGGTGCGACGCTGGTCGCGCTGGCGACCAGTCTGCCGGAGTTGAGTACTACGTGGACGGCAGTTCGTTTCGGTGCTTACAGTATGGCGGTGGCAAATATTCTGGGGACGAACCTGCTGGAAGTCGCGCTGTTTCTACCTGCCGACTTGGCTTATCGGGAGGGAGCAATTATTGACAGCCTGGATCCCTCTGCAAGTTTTCTGGCAGCGCTGGGAATCATTTGCACTGGACTGTATCTCTGGGGGATACTCGAACGCCGCGATAAGACCATCCTGGGGATGGGCTACGATTCGGCCATGATTTTGCTGGTTTATTTCAGTGGCATGGGCCTGTATTACTATGTGCTTTGA
- a CDS encoding aconitate hydratase, with protein MAANLAQKLIRSHLVEGSMKPGEEIGLHIDQTLTQDATGTLVMLELEAMQLDRVQTEVSVQYVDHNLLQEDFKNPDDHLFLQSACQRFGLWFSRPGNGVSHPLHQEYFGKPGKTLLGSDSHTCSASALGMLAIGAGGLEVAMAMAGFPFYLKMPEIWGVHLTGTLPEWVSAKDVILEMLRRHDVKGAVNRIIEYHGPGLEQLSAMDRHVIANMGAELGATATVFPADTEIQHFLHEQGRADDYTEQTADANASYDIEDEIDLGALEPLIALPSSPGNVHTVREQAGPPIYQAYIGSSANPGYRDFAIAAEIVRGRRIHPRVSLDINPSSRQILMSLVEQSALGALIQSGARIHQAGCNGCIGMGQAPATDQISLRTVPRNFPGRSGTREDKVCLVSPETAAASALSGCITDPRTLEMPCPSIEIPQVRTSRDELFQAPPTDDNLTQFELRKGPNIKSIPEFEPLPDELEVPILLKMRDNISTDEILPAGARVLPYRSNIPEISRFAFEQIDSHYAEDAQDVREAGGHSIVAGENYGQGSSREHAALAPRYLGLRLVIAKSFARIHWQNLVNFGIIPLTFENPDDYAEIEQNVLLHMESLRHQVADQPTIQVHINGHNTITARHGLSERQREILLAGGLINWARSSRQKQA; from the coding sequence ATGGCCGCTAATCTTGCTCAAAAGCTCATCCGCTCGCATCTGGTCGAAGGTTCTATGAAACCGGGAGAAGAAATCGGTCTCCACATCGATCAGACACTCACTCAGGACGCCACCGGCACCCTGGTCATGCTGGAACTCGAAGCGATGCAGCTCGATCGCGTGCAGACCGAAGTTTCCGTGCAGTACGTCGATCATAATCTCTTGCAGGAAGACTTCAAAAATCCCGATGACCATCTCTTCCTGCAAAGCGCCTGTCAGCGTTTCGGCCTCTGGTTCAGTCGTCCCGGGAATGGCGTCAGTCATCCCCTGCATCAGGAATATTTCGGCAAGCCAGGCAAAACATTGCTCGGTTCAGACAGCCATACCTGTTCCGCCAGTGCACTCGGCATGCTGGCTATCGGCGCAGGTGGACTCGAAGTCGCGATGGCCATGGCAGGCTTTCCCTTCTATCTCAAGATGCCCGAGATCTGGGGCGTTCATCTCACGGGCACACTCCCCGAATGGGTCAGTGCGAAAGATGTGATCCTCGAAATGTTGCGTCGGCACGACGTCAAAGGAGCCGTGAATCGCATTATCGAATACCACGGTCCCGGTCTGGAACAGCTCTCGGCCATGGACCGTCACGTGATCGCCAATATGGGTGCGGAGCTTGGCGCAACCGCCACGGTCTTCCCGGCTGACACAGAGATTCAGCATTTCCTGCACGAACAGGGACGCGCGGACGATTATACGGAACAGACAGCCGACGCGAATGCCAGCTATGACATTGAGGACGAAATCGATCTGGGGGCCCTCGAACCATTGATCGCACTCCCCTCCAGTCCGGGCAATGTGCACACTGTTCGCGAACAGGCCGGCCCACCGATCTACCAGGCCTACATCGGTTCCTCTGCCAATCCCGGCTATCGCGACTTCGCCATCGCTGCCGAAATCGTCCGAGGCCGCCGCATTCATCCGCGCGTATCACTCGACATCAATCCCAGTTCACGGCAGATCCTGATGTCCCTGGTCGAACAGAGTGCTCTGGGTGCGTTGATCCAGTCTGGTGCCCGCATTCACCAGGCGGGATGCAATGGCTGCATCGGCATGGGGCAGGCGCCCGCCACCGATCAGATCAGTCTGCGAACCGTTCCTCGCAACTTTCCCGGGCGGAGTGGAACCCGGGAAGACAAGGTCTGCCTGGTCAGTCCCGAGACGGCTGCCGCTTCCGCATTATCCGGATGCATTACCGACCCCCGTACCCTGGAAATGCCCTGCCCCTCAATCGAGATCCCCCAGGTTCGGACCAGTCGCGACGAACTCTTTCAGGCACCGCCTACGGACGACAACCTCACTCAGTTCGAACTCCGCAAAGGACCAAATATTAAATCCATCCCGGAATTTGAACCCCTGCCCGATGAACTCGAGGTTCCCATACTACTCAAAATGCGCGATAACATCTCGACGGACGAAATCCTGCCCGCGGGTGCCCGAGTCCTCCCCTATCGCAGCAATATTCCCGAAATCAGTCGCTTCGCATTCGAGCAGATCGACTCCCATTATGCAGAAGACGCCCAGGACGTTCGCGAAGCGGGCGGTCATTCAATCGTCGCCGGAGAAAACTACGGACAGGGCTCCAGTCGCGAACATGCAGCGCTCGCTCCACGCTATCTCGGGCTGCGACTGGTCATCGCCAAAAGCTTTGCCCGCATCCACTGGCAGAACCTCGTCAACTTCGGCATTATCCCCCTCACGTTTGAAAACCCGGACGATTACGCAGAGATTGAGCAGAACGTACTGTTGCATATGGAATCACTCAGGCATCAGGTCGCAGATCAGCCGACAATCCAGGTCCATATCAATGGTCACAACACCATCACAGCTCGACATGGGCTCTCAGAACGTCAGCGTGAGATCCTGCTCGCAGGCGGATTGATCAACTGGGCACGTTCGTCCCGGCAGAAACAGGCCTGA
- a CDS encoding SPW repeat domain-containing protein, which produces MWSRVIEFMLGCWLAISPFIFPAGEQVPALTTVTWVSALLVICLSLVSYWPPLRHAHLAIFFLALAMIGYGRFAVPAPIPPALQNLIMTGLLLLMFALVPNRASQPPRCWYEQTPGMS; this is translated from the coding sequence ATGTGGTCGCGCGTCATTGAATTCATGTTGGGCTGCTGGCTGGCCATCAGTCCCTTTATCTTCCCTGCGGGAGAACAGGTGCCTGCGTTGACAACAGTAACCTGGGTCAGTGCCCTACTGGTCATCTGCCTCAGCCTGGTTTCTTACTGGCCGCCACTGCGCCACGCACATTTAGCGATCTTCTTTCTTGCGCTGGCCATGATCGGCTATGGACGTTTCGCCGTCCCGGCTCCTATTCCCCCCGCACTCCAGAACCTGATCATGACCGGCTTATTATTATTGATGTTTGCCCTGGTGCCCAACCGGGCCAGTCAGCCTCCCCGCTGCTGGTACGAACAAACACCGGGGATGTCGTAA
- a CDS encoding vitamin K epoxide reductase family protein, whose protein sequence is MSQLSLKGYPAEQADLEVAVPPFDYNPSTWSQRIPICILASIAFLLAGHMALFQWGLIEAPWDPVFGEQTRKVLTSDVALKMHYWFGVPDAALGALAYLGDAIFGLAGSTRRWQYRPWLVILFGIDVIPLGIVSAILVVCQATIVGNWCLLCLITAVISLVLVVMAYDEVYASLKLLYRVWQRTHDKKVLWQVLWGRPTKIADEIASEMVQRT, encoded by the coding sequence ATGAGCCAGTTATCGCTCAAAGGGTATCCCGCAGAACAGGCTGACCTTGAGGTCGCAGTTCCGCCGTTCGATTATAACCCGTCCACCTGGAGTCAGCGAATTCCGATCTGCATTCTGGCCAGCATCGCCTTCTTACTGGCAGGGCATATGGCCCTCTTTCAGTGGGGGCTGATTGAAGCTCCCTGGGATCCGGTCTTCGGCGAACAGACGCGTAAGGTACTGACCTCAGATGTCGCTCTTAAAATGCATTACTGGTTCGGGGTGCCGGACGCAGCTCTCGGTGCGCTCGCGTATCTGGGTGATGCGATCTTCGGTTTGGCAGGCTCGACCCGTCGCTGGCAATACCGTCCCTGGCTGGTCATTCTGTTTGGGATCGATGTCATTCCGCTGGGAATCGTCAGTGCGATTCTCGTCGTCTGCCAGGCAACGATTGTCGGCAACTGGTGTCTGCTCTGTCTGATCACCGCGGTCATCTCACTGGTACTGGTCGTGATGGCTTATGACGAAGTCTACGCCTCACTCAAGCTGCTCTATCGCGTCTGGCAGCGGACACACGACAAAAAAGTGCTCTGGCAGGTGCTCTGGGGACGTCCCACAAAAATCGCCGATGAAATCGCCAGTGAGATGGTACAGAGAACCTGA
- a CDS encoding NAD-dependent epimerase/dehydratase family protein — MNGTSIEKPVILVTGAAGLIGTRLVQAFSEQFQVVAFDVKPLPEEQHSAEWISCDLTDDDSVARALSDLKAQHGSKIASVVHLAAYYDFSGEPSPLYQDLTVAGTRRLLQGLQDFDVEQFIFSSSLLVQKSADEGELIQASSPVEAEWQYPQSKLEAESTIRQYAGSIPTVILRLAGVYDEQCHSIPIGQQISRIFQKKLESYFFPGDKTHGQAFLHLNDLVGCFEAVIGHRRRLPEHSLFVIGEEDVMSYEELQEKIGLYLHGDQWPAIRIPKAAAKAGAWVKDQLAADSDAPFIKPWMIDLADQNYPVSAERAREQLGWEPRHLLRETLPDMIDALLDDPKAWYEENGLPVPDDLPQLEATGARK, encoded by the coding sequence ATGAATGGCACATCGATAGAGAAACCCGTTATTCTGGTTACCGGAGCAGCCGGGTTGATCGGCACACGACTCGTACAAGCGTTCTCAGAACAGTTCCAGGTGGTCGCCTTTGATGTCAAACCACTGCCCGAAGAGCAGCATTCCGCAGAGTGGATTTCCTGTGATCTGACAGACGATGATTCGGTCGCCCGCGCACTGTCAGACCTCAAGGCTCAGCACGGCAGTAAAATCGCCAGCGTGGTTCACCTGGCCGCCTACTACGACTTTTCCGGCGAGCCGAGCCCGCTGTACCAGGACCTGACCGTGGCTGGCACCCGGCGGCTCCTACAGGGACTGCAGGATTTTGACGTCGAGCAGTTTATCTTCTCGAGTTCTCTGCTGGTGCAAAAGTCGGCCGACGAAGGGGAGCTTATTCAGGCTTCCTCACCCGTCGAAGCGGAATGGCAATATCCCCAGTCCAAGCTGGAAGCCGAGTCCACCATTCGGCAGTACGCCGGATCGATTCCGACCGTCATTCTGCGACTGGCCGGCGTCTATGATGAGCAGTGTCACTCGATTCCCATCGGGCAGCAGATCTCTCGTATCTTCCAGAAGAAGCTGGAAAGTTATTTCTTCCCCGGCGACAAAACACACGGCCAGGCCTTTCTGCATCTGAACGATCTGGTCGGCTGTTTCGAAGCAGTCATCGGTCATCGCCGCCGACTTCCGGAACACAGTCTGTTCGTTATCGGTGAAGAAGACGTCATGAGCTATGAAGAACTGCAGGAAAAAATCGGACTCTATCTCCATGGGGACCAGTGGCCTGCCATTCGGATTCCCAAAGCAGCCGCCAAGGCAGGTGCGTGGGTGAAAGATCAGCTCGCAGCTGACTCAGACGCCCCGTTCATCAAACCCTGGATGATCGATCTGGCCGACCAGAACTATCCGGTCAGCGCGGAACGGGCCCGGGAACAGCTCGGCTGGGAACCCCGGCACCTGCTCCGCGAAACACTGCCCGACATGATCGACGCGCTGCTCGACGATCCCAAAGCCTGGTATGAAGAAAACGGTCTGCCGGTCCCAGATGACTTACCGCAGCTCGAAGCCACGGGAGCCCGGAAATGA